The Macrobrachium nipponense isolate FS-2020 chromosome 27, ASM1510439v2, whole genome shotgun sequence genome includes a region encoding these proteins:
- the LOC135200949 gene encoding vitellogenin-like gives MTSSAFLVFAILATASAAPWPSGTNLCSKECPIAGSPKLFYAPEKTYVYSYTGKSQIHLRDVEGANVDMEWNSQVELSWLSPCDMAITMKNPSIGGGSGSAEARFLERYPLVVSIIDGRVKAACGHPDDDTWSINLKKGIASAFQNTLPSNSTINSGLNFTETDIIGNCSTMYEVQHEGEKVVVTKLKNHRFCQDHYANRAETPKAWLKAPLPMEESYSECKQEITNGIYTSITCKDKNVIKPAYGSYKYVEAHQESVLRFQSETDQIPPSVSQLPSRFIRKTLRYDQHTLKKDPSMVAKLDEMLKQVCEKVKHGVHEHAASQFAQALHFLRRVPEEAIPQTLEKIRGGQICEQRQKMESMFLDGLAFVYESGAVKVMVQELISGKATGGRAALYAASMYFMPRPCIHSIEALKPLFENFQRFPRTTLAGATMVHTYCRQNPKCQEKAPVRQLAETLSSKVGQMCTASPNEETREHALALLKSLGNMGVMNSEIARPILQCIENPEADKGIRRAATQTFRNVHCHQEIHPIMKQLINVALDHKKRTEVRIGSYLAAIKCAKHEELHKITEKIAKEENTQVRSFILSHLHNIKESTVPYKANLKSRLQNIVLPSNFTKDWRKHSRNIDLSYYAPTFGVGAGVESNVIYAPGSYVPRSVNLNLTAALGATPFNIGEIGARFEGLETIIEELFGPHSYFKRTPARQIWEDLKETLSKISERLEGSFRQRRSIDLSQISHLFDKLYGNRHMQKADIYARINNQEMAFGSWEGNMKNIKIDELINNLFDKFDNMINRAATTNIDTVRTAQFYMNNHLPTIQGLPIKIKLEGTAVAGIKMETHVRGLTSGTPGVVKFLPSLSTQIDAFIGYDCHIVRAGIKMKNHIATNYGASINAKYTPGQGFEVELEMPEKMELLKAQSETYLMKRVKGQQETKVHPSSVQSTRFQTQSCVTKMEPVLGLKLCYNVNMPNIFRSQGLPLGPPAIFKVVLEKAESGMRGFLVKGREEHVGGKKVIKVELETPGTSSPKKATAIITSANEGEEKKISATFECERLGGISIHMMRKWTQSEKQVEMIAYFSESKQYNPSTKGMEAKFLWNGEGEEVKLDMALNTLAAIREWVQLNFEVSGDLRYHEWCRIPLPQRLRKFETNVALRNWHIISFVRKEGESQYKSTLKIGQRGNEKVDIIGNHVMEGSSYREMTFKSNIEAKIGNARYKKNFVLYNQESKMGVEWQVASQEGGKVIELEMILIRSGESSQVKFLLDIPERMKKVMLEASAAGQGSSQFQVRAMAKYGESPIFHVEGPVTAMLSSKNTHLKTELRTVLLRSQPYTVTTSLVMMHGKQAVVFELKDREEHLITVQWNMATRDGQETHLDFKMLIPSMIEKTMNAIVSEKVFHLSVNQLIGPKSSSPLRRKGFLDVDFEGKKANVEFAWDADRNPNKKIKAEVKMVNPLSTLRDCVIQGNWAYLERQHQFKAELKLSDIRSWFVGRNSLMLEVTNPNQKMYKMNSILMVEKEGSGPKVGADITFRTPENREYKWNSESSLEWREGLQNMRLMTKADLVLPEGRQSRVNLEAMHRWTPSQREAELKIEVTCPSLPQPIKTKLQLNNQQGEYSTKWVIEMGSPVNGAMYKLKLSPEHGVQGFEVELNLEEVLKLLKAIDHLISSSSLSMSDSPRHSALYRAHYKHHDHHSYSLLLMSPSRTMEGGCSCNHCIGMPCAECHCKFVPHKGLSDSKYEIAFRRSHSDWSGESRYEGRVSHPGLERDRRIDIQLRREEQKVTGSVELDIFLRPEDKITGKLESLIYARNTVIVEAKLEGKILKDHPKVIVRGAYGPSNVGFDIKLHKTHSSPTSFRMSGRYEKRNGRNAAASFIIENENQKTIDISVALHPHQSPWCYGVRAEAKAKSSIIGTYDIYSELCKPGFVSLTTKKHGSDKMYITKLGIEGMKNIEASILEANPQTMEKRPLGMARIVLTSPTMMKLETKYEGDKLHEIKSTVRDMWWRLVSSAGNGMDSLCSEVLQEGSGSPSGHMSSVWREIKNEASRIYSDLENDLVIPKYEKLREWLHGGILSNIAEGCSKVWSHYAHFQSSLSSSVSNMIRTIREEFPGLTRVVTEVVMGTARGLQTGEMPEVFRRWWNDFLESSFCRAIASDFESLWSEHQEEYQGLQQIWRKIKNALAKDVNRQRRNLMHYKKPRHLVNWIIHEMNFERMVFKGVDKVIKNVVQKALFVPVQIDGNHFQLQLPIRRPVHSLPQALSYVSMNPTPVVDRALWWFEALMPTPVDNIVWAYYKFLPRHARYLLPPYNHTAMVVDGSEILTFDGVVLRVPHSPCKVLLAQYKTHSLIMQNQQPGHLPHFILKAAGATVEVKPDFVVTVNGNPVSGPREVQGEVVIMKENEKIKVRTPFITLRVYRDSHTASVEVSGWTFGRIAGLLGIYDGEKATDRLTPQGTRASNLQELVKSWQENPQCETPHVAPVSPMQVPVVHMLHCQTLFGVRSRCNPIVRIEPFKKMCLGSGNACHVAKAYRAMCETKGVKEIFPLGC, from the exons ATGACCTCCTCAGCCTTCCTGGTTTTCGCCATTTTGGCGACTGCCTCAGCTG CTCCTTGGCCATCAGGAACTAACTTATGCTCAAAGGAATGCCCAATTGCTGGATCGCCCAAACTCTTCTATGCCCCTGAAAAGACTTATGTTTACTCATACACTGGCAAGTCCCAGATCCACCTGAGGGATGTTGAAGGGGCCAACGTAGACATGGAATGGAACTCCCAGGTCGAGCTTTCGTGGCTCTCCCCCTGTGATATGGCCATCACCATGAAGAATCCTTCCATTGGAGGTGGTTCAG GGTCTGCTGAAGCCAGGTTCCTCGAGAGATATCCCTTAGTGGTGTCTATCATTGATGGACGGGTGAAAGCAGCCTGTGGCCATCCTGATGATGACACTTGGTCTATCAACTTGAAAAAGGGCATTGCATCAGCTTTCCAGAACACCTTACCCTCCAACTCCACCATCAACTCAGGCCTTAACTTCACAGAG ACTGATATAATTGGTAACTGTTCAACTATGTATGAAGTGCAACATGAGGGAGAAAAGGTTGTTGTGACCAAGTTGAAAAACCATCGCTTCTGCCAAGATCATTACGCTAACCGAGCTGAGACACCAAAAGCTTGGCTGAAGGCTCCTTTGCCTATGGAAGAATCCTACTCTGAATGCAAACAGGAAATTACAAATGGTATTTACACCAGCATTACTTGTAAGGACAAGAATGTCATAAAACCAGCCTATGGTTCTTACAAGTACGTTGAAGCCCACCAAGAATCAGTTTTACGATTCCAGTCAGAAACAGACCAGATTCCTCCTTCAGTTTCTCAGCTGCCTAGccgcttcatcaggaagactcTTCGTTATGACCAGCACACACTAAAGAAGGATCCATCAATGGTGGCCAAACTTGACGAAATGCTCAAACAAGTATGCGAAAAGGTGAAGCACGGAGTCCACGAACATGCAGCATCTCAATTTGCCCAAGCCTTACATTTCTTGCGCCGTGTACCAGAAGAGGCAATCCCACAAACCCTCGAGAAGATCCGTGGTGGCCAAATCTGTGAACAACGTCAAAAGATGGAGAGCATGTTCTTAGACGGATTAGCTTTTGTTTACGAATCTGGAGCAGTCAAGGTTATGGTGCAAGAGTTGATTTCTGGAAAAGCTACTGGAGGTCGAGCTGCTCTTTATGCTGCTTCAATGTACTTCATGCCCCGACCATGCATTCACTCCATTGAAGCCTTGAAACCTCTGTTTGAAAATTTCCAGCGTTTCCCAAGGACCACTTTAGCTGGTGCCACCATGGTCCATACTTACTGCAGACAAAATCCTAAATGCCAAGAAAAAGCTCCTGTCAGACAGTTAGCTGAGACTTTAAGCAGCAAAGTAGGACAAATGTGCACTGCCTCACCAAATGAAGAAACTAGAGAGCATGCTCTTGCTCTACTCAAGTCCCTTGGCAATATGGGGGTGATGAATTCTGAAATAGCCAGACCAATCTTGCAGTGCATAGAAAACCCAGAAGCTGATAAAGGCATCCGCAGGGCAGCCACCCAGACCTTCAGGAACGTTCACTGTCACCAGGAA ATCCACCCAATAATGAAACAGCTCATTAACGTTGCTCTCGATCATAAAAAGCGAACCGAAGTTCGAATTGGATCATATCTTGCAGCAATTAAATGTGCTAAACATGAAGAACTGCACAAGATTACTGAAAAAATAGCTAAGGAAGAAAATACACAAG TGAGAAGTTTCATCTTAAGCCATCTGCACAATATCAAGGAATCAACTGTCCCTTACAAGGCAAATCTCAAATCTAGGCTTCAAAATATAGTCCTTCCCTCTAACTTCACCAAAGACTGGCGAAAGCACTCTCGCAATATCGACCTGTCTTACTATGCACCAACCTTTGGCGTAGGTGCTGGTGTGGAGTCTAATGTCATTTATGCTCCAGGATCTTATGTTCCTCGCTCGGTTAACCTTAATCTCACAGCAGCCCTTGGTGCAACACCTTTCAATATTGGAGAGATTGGAGCACGTTTTGAAGGACTCGAGACAATTATAGAAGAACTTTTCGGGCCACACAGTTACTTCAAGAGAACTCCAGCAAGACAGATCTGGGAAGATCTCAAAGAGACACTTAGCAAGATAAGCGAACGTTTAGAAGGCTCATTCAGGCAGAGAAGGTCTATTGACTTGTCCCAAATCTCTCATCTCTTTGACAAACTATATGGCAACAGACACATGCAGAAAGCTGATATTTATGCTCGGATTAATAATCAAGAAATGGCCTTTGGATCTTgggaaggaaatatgaaaaatatcaagaTCGACGAACTTATCAATAACTTATTTGATAAGTTTGACAACATGATTAACAGAGCAGCAACCACCAACATCGATACAGTAAGAACAGCTCAGTTTTACATGAACAATCATTTGCCTACAATTCAAGGATTACCCATCAAAATTAAACTGGAGGGAACAGCTGTGGCCGGAATTAAGATGGAAACTCACGTCAGAGGACTCACCTCTGGAACTCCTGGTGTTGTCAAGTTCTTGCCAAGTTTATCAACTCAAATAGATGCATTTATAGGTTATGACTGTCACATTGTTCGTGCTGGAATTAAGATGAAGAATCACATTGCCACAAACTATGGAGCAAGCATTAATGCTAAATACACACCTGGTCAAGGCTTTGAAGTAGAATTAGAAATGCCAGAGAAAATGGAGTTGCTGAAGGCACAGAGTGAAACTTACCTTATGAAGAGAGTAAAGGGTCAACAGGAGACCAAAGTTCATCCTTCCTCTGTACAAAGCACACGATTCCAGACTCAGTCTTGTGTAACGAAAATGGAACCAGTTCTTGGACTCAAACTCTGCTACAACGTCAACATGCCAAACATTTTCCGTAGTCAAGGTCTTCCACTTGGTCCTCCTGCTATTTTCAAGGTCGTCTTAGAGAAGGCggaatctggaatgagaggattCCTTGTAAAGGGCAGAGAAGAACATGTTGGAGGAAAGAAGGTGATTAAAGTCGAGCTAGAAACTCCAGGAACCTCCTCACCTAAGAAAGCTACTGCCATCATTACATCAGCTAATgaaggagaggaaaagaaaatatctgcAACATTTGAATGTGAACGTTTGGGAGGAATCAGCATCCATATGATGAGAAAGTGGACTCAGTCAGAAAAACAAGTCGAGATGATTGCCTATTTCAGTGAAAGCAAACAGTACAATCCTAGTACGAAGGGCATGGAAGCTAAATTCTTATGGAATGGTGAAGGGGAAGAGGTTAAATTGGATATGGCATTGAATACATTAGCTGCCATCAGAGAATGGGTACAACTCAACTTTGAAG TTAGCGGAGACCTGAGGTATCATGAATGGTGCAGAATACCTCTTCCACAAAGACTGCGCAAATTCGAAACTAACGTAGCACTTAGAAATTGGCACATCATTTCTTTTGTGAGAAAGGAGGGCGAATCCCAGTACAAGTCAACTCTCAAGATTGGTCAACGAGGAAATGAAAAGGTTGATATAATTGGCAACCATGTAATGGAAGGAAGTTCATACAGAGAAATGACCTTCAAATCTAACATAgaag CTAAAATTGGAAATGCCAGGTACaagaaaaactttgttttataCAACCAAGAAAGTAAAATGGGAGTTGAATGGCAAGTGGCTTCCCAAGAAGGTGGAAAGGTTATTGAATTAGAGATGATACTAATTCGGTCAGGTGAATCATCCCAAGTCAAATTTTTG CTTGATATTCCCGAACGCATGAAGAAAGTCATGCTCGAAGCCTCTGCAGCAGGCCAAGGAAGCTCTCAGTTCCAAGTCAGAGCAATGGCCAAGTATGGAGAAAGTCCTATTTTCCATGTAGAAGGACCAGTCACCGCAATGCTCTCATCTAAAAACACTCACCTCAAGACCGAATTGAGGACTGTTTTACTTCGCAGCCAACCCTACACAGTCACAACCTCTCTTGTAATGATGCATGGCAAACAAGCCGTTGTCTTTGAACTAAAAGACAGAGAAGAACATCTCATTACTGTGCAATGGAATATGGCGACTCGAGATGGACAGGAAACCCATCTGGACTTTAAGATGCTCATTCCATCCATGATAGAAAAGACAATGAATGCCATTGTCAGTGAGAAAGTCTTTCACTTGAGTGTCAACCAGCTGATAGGACCAAAGAGCTCTTCCCCACTGAGAAGGAAAGGTTTCTTGGATGTTGATTTCGAAGGCAAGAAAGCAAACGTCGAATTTGCTTGGGACGCTGATCGTAACCCAAATAAGAAAATCAAGGCTGAAGTCAAAATGGTAAATCCACTTTCAACTCTACGAGACTGTGTCATCCA GGGTAACTGGGCCTACTTAGAGAGACAACATCAATTCAAGGCTGAACTGAAACTCAGTGACATCCGCTCTTGGTTTGTTGGAAGGAACAGCTTGATGCTAGAGGTAACAAACCCCAAccaaaaaatgtacaaaatgaaTTCTATCTTAATGGTGGAGAAAGAGGGATCAGGACCAAAAGTAGGGGCAGACATAACCTTCAGGACACCTGAAAACAGAGAGTATAAGTGGAATTCCGAGAGTTCTCTTGAGTGGCGCGAAGGACTACAGAACATGAGGCTGATGACCAAAGCAGATCTTGTTTTGCCAGAAGGTCGACAATCTAGAGTAAACTTAGAAGCAATGCATCGCTGGACACCTAGCCAAAGGGAAGCTGAATTAAAG ATTGAAGTGACCTGCCCATCACTCCCACAACCAATCAAGACCAAACTTCAGCTGAATAATCAACAGGGTGAATACAGTACCAAGTGGGTCATTGAAATGGGCTCTCCAGTAAATGGTGCAATGTACAAACTAAAATTGTCTCCTGAGCATGGAGTACAAGGGTTCGAAGTAGAACTTAACCTAGAAGAAGTACTTAAGCTCCTGAAGGCGATAGATCACCTCATATCTTCTAGCTCTTTGTCCATGTCTGATAGCCCTCGGCATTCTGCTCTTTACCGTGCTCACTACAAACATCATGACCACCATTCTTATTCCCTGTTGCTGATGTCACCCTCTCGTACAATGGAAGGAGGATGCAGCTGTAATCACTGCATTGGCATGCCTTGTGCAGAATGCCACTGTAAATTTGTTCCTCACAAAGGTTTAAGTGATTCCAAATATGAGATTGCCTTCCGCCGATCTCATTCCGATTGGAGTGGAGAATCCAGATATGAAGGTCGTGTCAGCCATCCAGGACTAGAGAGGGACCGTCGAATTGATATTCAGCTTAGAAGAGAGGAACAGAAGGTCACAGGAAGTGTTGAGCTCGATATTTTCCTCAGACCAGAAGATAAGATCACTGGAAAGTTAGAATCACTCATTTATGCTCGAAACACTGTCATCGTTGAAGCAAAACTTGAAGGAAAG ATACTGAAGGATCACCCCAAGGTCATTGTACGTGGAGCCTATGGTCCAAGCAATGTTGGATTTGATATTAAATTGCACAAGACTCACTCTTCTCCTACATCCTTCAGAATGTCAGGAAGATATGAGAAGAGGAATGGCAGAAATGCCGCTGCTTCCTTCATCATAGAGAATGAAAATCAAAAAACCATTGACATTTCTGTAGCACTTCATCCTCATCAGAGTCCTTGGTGTTATGGAGTACGAGCTGAAGCTAAGGCAAAGTCGTCTATCATTGGAACTTACGACATCTATTCTGAGCTTTGCAAGCCAGGATTTGTATCATTGACCACAAAGAAACATGGAAGTGACAAGATGTACATAACTAAGCTCGGTATAGAAGGAATGAAGAACATCGAAGCCAGTATTTTGGAAGCTAACCCACAAACCATGGAGAAAAGACCACTTGGCATGGCTCGTATAGTGCTAACTTCTCCCACAATGATGAAGCTGGAAACTAAGTATGAAGGTGATAAGCTACATGAAATCAAG AGTACTGTACGCGATATGTGGTGGAGGCTTGTTTCATCTGCAGGTAACGGGATGGATTCTTTGTGCAGTGAAGTTTTACAAGAGGGCTCTGGATCACCTTCTGGTCACATGTCTTCGGTATGGCGGGAAATTAAGAATGAAGCCTCGAGAATCTATTCTGATTTGGAAAACGATTTAGTCATTCCTAAATATGAGAAGCTTAGGGAATGGCTTCATGGTGGCATTCTCTCTAACATTGCTGAGGGATGTTCAAAGGTTTGGTCTCATTATGCTCACTTCCAAAGCAGTTTATCATCATCTGTATCCAACATGATAAGAACTATTCGAGAGGAATTCCCTGGATTAACTAGAGTAGTCACTGAAG TTGTAATGGGAACTGCTCGTGGCCTGCAAACTGGTGAAATGCCTGAGGTGTTCCGTCGATGGTGGAACGATTTCCTTGAGAGTTCTTTCTGCAGGGCTATAGCATCTGACTTTGAATCACTCTGGAGTGAACACCAAGAGGAGTACCAGGGATTGCAGCAGATCTGGAGGAAAATCAAGAACGCTCTCGCAAAGGACGTTAACAGGCAGAGACGTAATCTTATGCACTATAAGAAACCCAGACATCTTGTTAACTGGATCATCCATGAAATGAACTTT gAACGAATGGTTTTCAAGGGTGTAGATAAGGTTATCAAGAATGTTGTGCAGAAAGCTCTCTTCGTACCTGTTCAGATCGATGGTAACCACTTCCAGCTTCAGTTACCTATTCGTCGACCAGTGCACTCACTTCCTCAAGCTTTGTCTTATGTATCAATGAATCCAACTCCAGTTGTTGACCGTGCATTATGGTGGTTTGAAGCTCTTATGCCCACTCCAGTTGATAATATTGTATGGGCTTATTATAAATTCCTTCCTCGCCATGCACGTTATCTTCTGCCACCCTACAATCATACAGCGATGGTTGTTGATGGATCAGAGATCCTCACCTTTGATGGAGTAGTTCTGCGAGTACCTCATTCTCCCTGCAAAGTCTTGCTTGCACAGTACAAGACTCACTCCTTGATTATGCAAAATCAGCAGCCTGGCCATTTGCCACACTTCATTTTGAAGGCTGCTGGAGCGACAGTGGAGGTCAAGCCTGACTTCGTTGTTACCGTCAATGGAAATCCAGTAAGTGGGCCCAGGGAAGTGCAAGGTGAAGTCGTAATCATGAAAGAAAATGAGAAGATCAAGGTCAGGACTCCATTCATAACACTCCGTGTCTACAGAGACAGCCACACTGCTTCAGTCGAGGTCTCTGGCTGGACATTTGGTAGAATAGCTGGTCTTTTGGGCATCTATGATGGGGAAAAGGCAACTGACAGGTTGACACCTCAGGGTACAAGGGCATCTAACCTGCAAGAGCTGGTTAAGTCCTGGCAGGAGAATCCCCAGTGCGAGACTCCTCATGTTGCTCCTGTTAGTCCTATGCAGGTTCCAGTGGTCCATATGCTCCACTGCCAAACCCTCTTCGGAGTTCGATCTCGCTGCAACCCAATCGTCCGCATAGAACCTTTCAAGAAGATGTGCTTAGGAAGTGGAAATGCTTGTCATGTTGCTAAGGCCTATCGTGCTATGTGCGAAACCAAAGGTGTTAAGGAGATCTTCCCTCTAGGATGCTAA